A window of the Labeo rohita strain BAU-BD-2019 chromosome 1, IGBB_LRoh.1.0, whole genome shotgun sequence genome harbors these coding sequences:
- the stox2a gene encoding storkhead-box protein 2 isoform X2, whose amino-acid sequence MKKTRSTNLRRAWPSSDLSERALERIRSRSEKDYHHHKHFPPPPPPTHISPSPRGYMTPGDVSPISMSPISQSQFIPLGEILCLAISAMNSARKPVTQDALMEHLATCFPGVPTPSPEILRHTLNMLVRERKIYPTPEGYFIVTPQTYFITPSLIRTNSKWYHLDERHPERQQQQQQQQQQQQLQQQQQQQQQQAPPQQQCTSPQSGTITPSTSGCVRERPNPKNHCDSYNAYRDEVPSIHTSTIQRKSPKEPKGDPPSYPQPPPPPPAIQHPPDPADKSKSMTATFSYKTDTLTKKKEGSGGGSSERQSKKFGLKLFRLSLKKDKTKQLATFSAQFPPEEWPLRDEDTPSAAAIPREVEMEIIRRINPDLTVENVARHTAVMKRLEEERAQRCKASSSAQHSARSRRSRGHRRVPHGKSRSHSKTRASRGDPSEGSNLDLPAVSLERDYRFFSHSLVRSPREGMYTVERRSGGAYLVHSNPNIAESHFPVTPEWDVSGELAKRRTEMPFPEPSRGTSHSRVHRSHSHTQDRKSRNERPDKAKERSRSMDNSKGPLGGGSSTLGTAEDYDRSPDDRSRYYTDDGTLRASSQKAPHYSCIMFSAAKFSSEMSVPDMGKMSLDESRLCSPLERNKSRDSLPAYSDLKALSPKPLADDYFQCNTSNETILTAPLPLGKSDHDTLTPSDGMRKGSPADRQTPHLTSPHPLEDSSTKGHNGSGKPTPSQTPEPMPNGRLIQHQHNTDPGGGGGGGSTGGGVDKRKEIFSKDTLFKPPHNVLTVSYVDSGYSKSGTLRKTPHMKSSEVLDTLETQQPPNSAPLSASAPAPTGTEQGAPSTSEAAFDYYNVSDDDDEEEAEEASHKEAAPTEAKGRAGAGDGGGGGGTMQWLLEREKERDLQRKFENNLTLLSPKESENNNSQKSAHSARLDSMDSSSVTVDSGFNSPRTRESLASNTSSIVESNRRQNPALSPGHMGTTSIGPPFSFRAIPEPPTTQPEKLQKSPNCLASITSV is encoded by the exons GCGATGTATCTCCGATCAGTATGTCACCCATCAGTCAGTCTCAGTTCATCCCACTGGGAGAGATTCTGTGTCTGGCCATCTCAGCCATGAACTCTGCCCGCAAGCCTGTCACACAAGATGCGCTGATGGAGCACCTTGCCACCTGCTTCCCAG GTGTACCCACTCCGAGTCCAGAGATCCTGCGGCACACGCTGAACATGTTGGTACGGGAGAGAAAGATCTACCCCACACCAGAAGGTTACTTCATTGTTACACCACAGACCTACTTCATCACCCCATCCCTCATCCGCACCAACAGCAAGTGGTACCACTTGGACGAGCGGCATCCAGAGcgacagcagcagcaacaacaacagcagcagcagcaacagctgcaacaacagcagcagcagcagcagcagcaggcgCCACCTCAACAGCAATGCACATCCCCACAATCTGGAACCATCACTCCCTCCACCTCTGGCTGCGTACGAGAAAGGCCTAACCCTAAGAACCACTGCGACTCCTACAACGCCTACCGCGATGAGGTGCCCAGCATTCATACCTCTACAATTCAAAGAAAATCCCCAAAAGAACCCAAAGGAGATCCCCCTTCATACCCCCAACCCCCACCCCCTCCACCTGCCATTCAGCACCCTCCTGACCCCGCCGACAAGAGCAAGAGTATGACGGCCACCTTCTCTTACAAGACAGACACACTAACCAAGAAGAAGGAGGGCAGCGGTGGGGGCAGCAGCGAGAGGCAGTCCAAGAAGTTTGGGTTGAAGCTATTCCGCTTGAGCTTGAAAAAGGACAAAACCAAACAACTGGCCACCTTTTCAGCACAGTTCCCTCCAGAGGAGTGGCCCTTGAGGGACGAGGACACACCGTCTGCCGCAGCAATCCCTCGTGAGGTGGAGATGGAGATCATCCGCCGCATCAACCCAGACCTGACGGTGGAGAACGTGGCCCGTCACACAGCTGTCATGAAGCGGCTGGAAGAGGAACGAGCTCAGCGCTGCAAGGCCAGCTCCTCCGCACAGCACAGTGCCCGCAGTCGCCGTAGCCGAGGCCACCGGCGTGTGCCGCACGGGAAGTCGCGTTCGCACAGCAAGACGCGGGCTTCTCGGGGAGACCCCTCTGAGGGCTCCAATCTGGACCTGCCAGCAGTCAGCCTGGAGAGGGACTACCGTTTTTTCAGTCACTCTCTGGTACGCTCGCCGAGAGAGGGAATGTACACGGTGGAACGCAGAAGTGGTGGTGCCTACCTTGTCCACAGCAACCCCAACATTGCCGAGTCGCACTTTCCTGTCACCCCGGAGTGGGATGTTTCGGGGGAGCTTGCAAAGAGGCGGACAGAGATGCCTTTTCCTGAGCCCTCACGTGGGACGTCCCATTCTAGAGTGCACCGGAGCCACAGCCACACTCAGGACCGCAAGTCACGCAACGAGCGGCCCGACAAGGCTAAAGAGCGATCACGTTCTATGGACAACTCCAAGGGCCCGCTGGGAGGTGGGAGCTCCACGCTTGGCACAGCCGAGGACTACGATCGCAGTCCCGACGACAGAAGCCGCTACTATACCGACGACGGGACGCTGAGGGCCTCCTCTCAGAAGGCCCCACACTACTCGTGCATCATGTTTTCTGCTGCCAAGTTCAGCTCTGAAATGTCTGTACCTGATATGGGCAAAATGAGTCTGGACGAATCGAGACTCTGCAGCCCTCTAGAACGGAACAAGAGCAGGGACAGCCTCCCAGCCTACAGTGACCTGAAGGCCCTGTCGCCAAAGCCTTTGGCTGATGACTACTTCCAGTGCAATACATCGAATGAAACAATCCTTACTGCCCCGCTGCCTCTGGGCAAATCTGACCACGACACTTTAACCCCATCTGACGGAATGCGCAAGGGCTCTCCAGCTGACCGGCAGACGCCGCACCTCACCTCTCCTCACCCCTTGGAGGACTCCTCCACCAAGGGGCACAACGGTTCTGGCAAACCCACACCGAGCCAGACGCCTGAGCCTATGCCCAATGGACGTTTGATACAGCACCAACATAACACTGACCCAGGGGGTGGGGGAGGTGGTGGTAGCACTGGTGGCGGGGTGGACAAGAGGAAAGAGATTTTTAGTAAGGACACTTTGTTCAAACCGCCACACAATGTTTTGACTGTGAGCTATGTGGACAGTGGCTACTCAAAGTCAGGCACTTTGCGTAAGACTCCGCACATGAAATCATCCGAGGTCCTCGATACTCTGGAGACCCAACAGCCACCCAACTCCGCCCCTCTGTCTGCTTCTGCCCCGGCACCTACAGGCACAGAACAGGGTGCTCCCTCCACATCTGAAGCTGCTTTTGACTATTACAACGTGTCAGATGATGACGATGAGGAGGAGGCAGAGGAGGCCTCCCATAAAGAGGCCGCCCCGACAGAAGCAAAGGGGCGGGCAGGGGCCGGAGACGGTGGTGGAGGTGGCGGGACCATGCAGTGGTTACTAGAACGGGAGAAAGAGCGGGATTTACAGCGAAAGTTTGAGAACAACTTGACTCTGCTCAGCCCTAAGGAGAGCGAGAATAATAACAGCCAGAAGTCGGCTCACTCAGCACGGCTGGACAGCATGGACAGCAGTAGTGTGACTGTAGACAGTGGGTTTAACTCCCCTCG CACACGGGAAAGCCTGGCGTCCAACACCTCGAGCATTGTAGAGAGTAACCGGCGACAGAATCCGGCCCTAAGTCCAGGCCACATGGGTACCACCAGCATCGGCCCCCCATTCAGCTTCCGTGCAATCCCAGAGCCCCCTACCACGCAACCTGAGAAACTGCAGAAATCCCCCAACTGCCTTGCCTCCATCACCAGCGTCTGA